The DNA window TGTGGGAGAGCGAGTACGGCGAGCAGGACGGCGACGAGATCAACGTGCTCCGTGAGGGCGGCAACTACGGCTGGCCCGTCGCCGACGAGGGGTGTACCTACGGCTCCGGCGAGCCCATCGGCGTCTCCCACGACGACCGCGAGGACGTGATCGCGCCGGCGTACTCGTGGCCCTGCGGGAGCGGCGGCTTCCCGCCGGGCGGCATGACGTTCTGTACCGGGGCCGCGTTCCCCGCGTGGGAGGGGGACCTGTTCGTGGGCGGGCTCGCCTCGCGCGCGCTCGCCCGACTGACGGTCGAGGGGCGGGAGGCGACCGGGATCGAGCGGCTGCTCGCGGATCGGGAGTGGCGGGTCCGCACCGTCGCGGAGCACCCGGACACGGGCCACCTCTACGTCGCGGTCGACGCCGGCGACGCTCCGGTCGCGCGGCTGACGCCGGCGTGAGGTCGGTGGCCCGTCGGCCTTCTCACTCCGTCGCCGTCTCGATCGCCGCCTCGAGGTCGGCGACGATGTCCGCGGGGTCCTCGATCCCGACGGAGAGTCGCACCATGTCGCCGGTGACGCCCGCCGCCGCCTGCTCCTCCTCCGTCAGCTGCTGGTGGGTCGTCGAGGCGGGGTGGATCACCAGGGTTTTCGCGTCGCCGACGTTCGCGAGCAGCGAGGCGAGATCCGTGTTCTCGACGGTCGCCTTCGCGGCCTCGAAGCCGGCCTCCAGCCCGAACGTGATCATGCCGCCGTAGCCGCCGTCGAGGTACTCGCTCGCCTCCGCGTGGGTCTCGTGGCTCTCCAGGCCGGGGTAGTTCACCCACGCCACGTCCGCGTGTTCCTCGAGGTACTCCGCGACGACCGCCGCGTTCTCGCAGTGCCGGTCCATCCGCAGCGGGAGCGACTCGGTTTGCTGGAGCGTGTTCCACGCGTCGAAGGGGGCCTGCTGGTTGCCGAGATCGCGAAGCCCGCGGGTGACGGCCGCGAAGGTGAACGCGGCGTCGCCGAACGCGTCGACGTAGTTGATCCCGTGGTAGGCGGGGTTGTCCTTCGCTATCTCGGGGAACTTCTCGGGGTACTCGCCCCACGGGAACGAGCCGCCGTCGACGAGGACGCCGCCGATCGTGGTCCCGTTGCCGGTGAGCCACTTCGTCGTCGACTCCCAGACGAGGTCCGCGCCGTGGTCGAGCGGCCGGCAGAGGTACGGCGTCGCGAACGTGTTGTCGACGAACAGCGGGACGCCGTGGTCGTGGGCGATCTCCGCGACCCGCTCGATGTCCGGCGTGACGAGCGACGGGTTGCCGATCGTCTCGAGGTGGACGTAGGCGGTGTCGTCGTCGATCGCCTCGGCGTACCCCTCGTAGTCGAGCGGGTCGACGAACCGCGTGGTGACCCCGCGGCGCTCGACGGAGTGGGTGAGGTAGGTGTAGGTGCCGCCGTACAGCGCCGAGGAGGTGACGACGTTGTCGCCGGCCGACGCCAGCATGAACGTCGCGAGGTCGAGCGCCGCCATCCCCGAGGAGGTGGCGATCGCGCCCACGCCGTTCTCGAGGGAGGCGATCCGCTCCTCTAACGCCGCGTTCGTCGGGTTCATGATCCGCGAGTAGACGTTGCCGGCCTCCTCCAACGCGAACAGCCGCGCGGCGTGGTCGGCGTCGTCGAACTCGTAGGCGGTCGTCTGGTAGATCGGGGTCGCGCGCGCCCCCGTCGTCGGGTCCGGGGTCGATCCGGCGTGGACGCTTCGCGTGCGGAACTCGCGGTCGGTGTCCTCGTCGCTTGGCATGTCGGTCCCTCCGTGCGCGATCCGGTTAAAGCCGATAGACGTTCACGGATGCTACCGGTAGCTCGGAGAGGCCGTTCGTTGGAGAGATCACGACCGCGTCCCTCGGCGTCGGCAGCGTAGCCGGCGTAGCGTCCCGTTGAAGTCCCCGACAAGTGAGATACACTGACTCGGTTGTGATCACTACAGATGAGAGTGAGTGATCGATTGCGGTGGCGCGCCTCCGAGTGCCCCGACGGGGCACGAGGAGCCCGCGAGGGACGCGGCGACTGTAAGGAGCCGCGAGGCTGGGGAGGTGTGAGGTGCGGGGGGGTTGCGGTTGGGTGGGACTCAAAGGGGCAGTCGCGAGGACGAAGCCCGGCGCAGCAAGCACCGGAACGAGGGAGCGAACGAAGTGAACGACCGAGTGAGGAGCACAGCAAGCCGCGCGAGTCCTCACGACTGGGGCTTTGGCGGTGTTCACCGCGCCAGCAACGATCCCCTTCTATCCATCCGATTCATCCACGAAACACCCGTTCTGTAAGCACTCAGATCCTGACGAGGATCTCAGTAGAGAACGCATCCGAAGAACAGGATTCAACGGAGCCCTCTCGTTGGAGCTTACACGAACGGGTTCGCGTCCTCGCCGAACCCGCTCCCGTACGCCTCGACGACCTCCGTGACGGTGACCTCGTACGCGTCGTACCACTCCGTCCACCGCCGTTTCGCGCGTTCGTGGTCCGCGTCCGCCCCGAACGACTCGAGCGCGTCCAACGACTCCCAGTAGTAGACGACGAGCACTTCCTCGTCGTCCGGGGCGTGCCAGGTCCGTTTGCCCAGGTACCCCTCGGTGTCCTCGGCGGCCGCCTGTATCGCGTCGTTCAACTCGTGGAACTCCGCGTCGTACTCGCCCGGAGCGAGGCGGAACGTCACCAGATACATCCGGCGTACCCACTCGTCCACAGACCAAGACGCTTCTCCACGGCGCGGACGGCGGTCGGCGACCACACCGTCGATCCGGAGCCGCACCGCGGATCCCCGCGCGTCGCCCGCTCCGCGCGTCTCCGACCCCGGTTTCGTGCGAACTGTTAACGTCGTCGAACCGTAACCTCGGGTATGGGAACACAAGGTCCGCAGAGCGACCCTCCAGACCTCGGCGACCTGACGGGGCAGATCCCCGACTCCGTCTGGCAGTACACGGCGCTGGCGTTCGCGCTGGTCGTCGGGTTCGCGGCGCTGAGCCAGAGCCTCACCCTCGGGGTCGGCGTGCTGGCGATCCTGGTCGCGCTCGTCACGCTCGCCAGCGCGGTCGAGGTCGTCGACGCCTACGACAAGGAGGCGCTGACGGTGTTCGGCGAGTACCGGACGCTGCTCGACCCCGGCGTCCACCTCATCCCTCCGTTCGTCTCGCGGACGTACGCGTTCGACATGCGGACGCAGACGCTGGACGTCCCTCGTCAGGAGGCGATCACGCGTGACAACTCGCCGGTGACCGCGGACGCGGTCGTCTACATCAAGGTGATGGACGCGAAGAAGGCGTTCCTCGAGGTCGACGACTACAAGAGGGCGACCTCGAACCTGGCCCAGACGACGCTCCGGGCCGTCCTCGGCGACATGGAGCTCGACGACACGCTCTCGCGGCGCGAGCAGATCAACGACCGGATCAACGAGGAGCTGGACGAGCCGACCGACGAGTGGGGGATCCGCGTCGAGGGCGTCGAGGTCCGCGAGGTGAGCCCCTCCGAGGAGGTCAAACGCGCCATGGAGCAACAGACCGGCGCGGAGCGCCGCCGCCGCGCGATGATCCTCGAGGCGCAGGGGGAACGGCGCTCGGCGGTCGAGCAGGCGGAGGGTGACAAGCAGTCGAACATCATCCGCGCGCAGGGGGAGAAACAGAGCCAGATCCTCGAGGCGCAGGGCGACGCCATCTCGACCGTGTTGCGGGCGCGCTCGGCGGAGTCGATGGGCGAGCGCGCGATCATCGAGCGCGGCATGGACACCCTGGCGGCGATCGGGAAGGGAGATTCGACGACGTTCGTGCTCCCGCAGGAGCTCACGAGCCTCGTCGGCCGCTACGGCAAGGCGCTCTCCGGCTCCGACGTCCAGCAGATGGACGGGCTGGAGGGCAAGGAGTTCGACGAGGAGACGGAACGGCTGCTCGGGCTCGACGACATCGAGAGCGCGCTCGAACAGCTCGACACGGTCGCCGACGACGACCTCCGGACCGACGAGAGCCGCGAGCGCGACGCGGCGGGCGTCGCCGGCGACGTGGACGTGGGCGGGGACGTCGACGTGGGCGGCGACGTGGACGTCGGAGCCGGGGCGGACCTCGACGACGCGGGGGGCCCCGACCGCGAGGCCGACCGCGACATCGAACTGGAGTCGGAGTCGGAGAGTCCGGGCCGGTGAGACCCCGGAGCGGCGAGAGCCTCGATCGGTGAGCCCCCGGCGTCGCTCGCGGGGGCCTACCAGTCGAGCGAGCCGCCGGACTGGTACTCGGTCACCTGTCGCTCGAAGAAGTTGGCCTCGCGGTTGAGGTCGACCGCCTCCGACATCCACGGGAACGGGTTCTCGGTCCCGTACGCCTCCTCCATCCCGAGCTGGGTGAGCCGCCGGTCCGCGATGTACTCGACGTACTCGATGAACCCCTCCGCGGACATCCCCATCAGGTCCGGCGGGCACGCCTCCGCGGCGTAGGTCGACTCGAGCTCGACCGCCTCGCGGATCAGCCCGTCGATCTCCGCCTCGAACTCGTCGGTCCAGACGCCGGGGTTCTCCTCGCGGATCGTGTTGATCAGCTCGACCCCGAAGTTGAGGTGGAGCGACTCGTCGCGCATGATGTACTCGAACTGCTCGCCGACCCCGACCATCTTCCCGCGCCGCTTCAACGCCAGCATCATCGCGAAGCCGGCGTAGAAGAAGATCCCCTCCATGATCACGTAGAAGCCGACGAGATCGCGGAGGAACTCGCGCACGTCGTCGTCGGTCTCGATCGTGAAATCGGGGCGGTCGATGGCGCGGGTCAACTCGACGACGAAGTCGTCCTTCGCCTCGATGGCGGGGATGCGGTCGTACATCCCGTAGAGGTACTCGGGATCGAAGCCGAGCGAGTCACAGCAGTAGATGAACGTGTCCGTGTGGACCGCCTCCTCGTACGCCTGCCGGAGCAGGTACTGACGGCACTCCGGCGCGGTGACGTAGTCGTAGACGGCGAGGACGAGGTTGTTCGCGGTCAGCGACTCGGCCGTCGAGAAGAACCCGAGGTTCCACTCGACGAGGCGGCGCTCGGCGTCGGTCAGCTCGTCGCCCTCCCACTGGTGGACGTCGTCCGCCATCGGGATCTCCTCGGGCACCCAGTTGTTGTTGACCCCGTCGCGGTAGTACTCGCGGGCCCAGTCGTAGTCGATCGGCAGGATCTTGTTCGGGTCGTGCTGGCTGTCGGTGTTGATGAGCGGCATGGTGTGGGTCGTGTGTTGTGGTGTAGTGTGTGACGTGGTGTCGGCCGTCGTTCGTCTCCTCCGGCTCACTGACAGGCGTCGCAGGTCGGGTCCTCGACGGTCGGCAGCCCGTCGACGCGGTCCGTGTCGCCTCCGTCGCTGGCGTCCGTCCCCGCATCTTCACGGGGTTCGTCGGTCGCACCGTCCTCGTCGTCGAACCCGCCGCCGCGCGACTGCGTGTCGTCGTACTCGGCCATGTCCAGCGTCGACTGCTCGATGCTCGACGCGCCGAGCGTGCGCAGGTAGTAGGTCGTCTTCAGCCCCAGCTCCCAGGCGGTCCGGTACACGTCGTCGAGCAGCGAGCCGTCCGTCGACGGGAAGAAGACGTTGTGCGACTGGCTCTGGTCGATCCACGCGCCGCGGCGCGCGGTGAGCCGAAGCTGGTGACGGGGATCGATCTCGAACGCGCCGCGGTAGAGGTCCGAGAGCTCGCCGGGCAGGTCGAGGTCGCCGACTGCGCCGTCGTGGTACTTCAGGCGATCGAGCGCCTCCGACCCCCACTGCCCCTCGGCTTTGAGGTCGGCGACGAGCCGCTCGTTGACGACGGTGAAGTCGCCGGACATGTTGGACTTGACGTAGAGGTTCGAGTACAGCGGCTCGATCGACGGGGAGGTGCCCGCGATGGTGGAGATGGTCGCGGTCGGCGCGACCGCGGTGGTGTTGGAGTTGCGCATGCCGTGTTCCGCGATCCGCTCGCGGACCGCGTCCCAGTCGAGCGTCTCCTCGCGGGCGACGGGGATCTCCCGGCCGCGCTCCTCGGCGAGCAGGTCGAGGGTGTCCTGCGGCAGCAGGTCGCGGTCCCACTTCGAGCCCTCGAAGGAGTCGTACGCGCCGCGCTCGCCGGCCAGCCGCGCGGAGTTGTCGATCGCGTGGTAGCCCAGCAGCTCCCCGGCCCGCCCCGCGAACGCGAGGGCGCGCTCGGAGTTCATCGGGACGCGCGCGAGCTGGAGCGCCTCGTGGAAGCCCATCATCCCGAGCCCGATGGGCCGGTGGCGCATGTTGGAGCGCTCGGCCTTCTCCGTCGGGTAGAAGTTGAGGTCGACGACGTTGTCGAGCATCCGCATCGCGGTCTCGGCGGTGTCGGCGAACAGTTCGGCGTCCAGTTCGGCCGCGTCGCCGTCGACGCCGACGGCGACCGGGCCGCCCGCGTCCGCGTCGTCGCCGTCCGCCCCGCTTCCGCGGGCCGCGGCCGCGACGTCGTCGGGGGCGGGGTGGGCCTCGGCGTCGCCGCGGAAGGTCATGTGTCGCGCGAGGTTGACCGAGCCGAGGTTACAGACGGCGGTCTCCTCCTCGCTCGTGTTGAGCGTGATCTCCGTACAGAGGTTCGAGGAGTTGACGACCCCGGCGTGGTCCTGGGGCGACCGGACGTTACACGGGTCCTTGAACGTGATCCACGGGTGGCCGGTCTCGAAGAGTCGCGTCAGGGTCTCCCGCCAGAGCTCGCTCGCGTCGACGGTCTCGTACTGGCGAAGCTCACCCGCTTCGGCCGCCTCCTCGTACGCCTCGTACCGCTCCTCGAACTCCTCGCCGTAGGTCCCGTGGAGGTCGGGCACCTCGTCGGGCGAGAACAGCGTCCACTCCGCGTCGTTCTCGACCCGCTTCATGAACAGGTCGGGCACCCACGCCGCGGTGTTCATGTCGTGGGTGCGCCGGCGCTCGTCGCCGGTGTTCCGCCGGAGGTCGATGAAGGCGGGGAAATCGAGGTGCCACGCCTCGAGGTAGGCGGCCGCGGCCCCGCGACGCTTCCCCGATCGATTTATCGCGCCGGTCACGTCGTTGGAGATCTTCAGGAAGGGGACCGTCCCGGTCGACTCGACGCCGGTCGAGGAGACCAGCGCGCCGTCCGCGCGGAGCGGGGTCCAGTCGTTGCCGAGCCCGCCCGACCACTTCGAGAGCTTCGCGTGCTCCTTGTACGCCTCGAAGATCCCCTCGAGGTCGTCGGGGACGGTGGTGAGGTAACACGAGGAGAGCTGCGGGTGTGTCGTCCCGGCGTGGAACAGCGTCGGCGTGGAGTGGACGAACCGCAGCGTGGAGAGGACCTCGTAGAACTCCTCGGCGCGCGCGGCCCGCTCCGACTCCTCCTCGCGGAGCGCGACGCCCATCGCCACCCGCATCCAGAAGACCTGCGGGAGCTCGAACGGCTCCGCGTCCGCCTCCCGGAGGTAGTAGCGCTGTTCGAGCGTGTCGAGCGCGGTGTACTCGAACAGCTCGTCCCGCGCCGGATCCAGCGCCTCCGCCAGCCGGTCGAGGTCGTACTCGCCCATCCGTTCGTCGAGGAGGTCCGCCTCGAGGCCGCGGTCGATCGCCTCGCGGAAGGCGTCGCGGTACGCCGCCGCGAGGTCGCCCTCGTCGTCGGGCGGGCGCTCGCCGGTCACCCGACGGAAGTAGTCCTCGCGGGCGACGCGGGCCGCCATCGCGTCGTAGGCGGGGTCGCGCTCGATCCGCGCCGTGAGCGCGTCCACGGTCGCCTCGGCGACCTCGTCGGCGTCGGCCCCGTCGTAGAGCGCGC is part of the Halorubrum aethiopicum genome and encodes:
- a CDS encoding O-acetylhomoserine aminocarboxypropyltransferase/cysteine synthase family protein, with protein sequence MPSDEDTDREFRTRSVHAGSTPDPTTGARATPIYQTTAYEFDDADHAARLFALEEAGNVYSRIMNPTNAALEERIASLENGVGAIATSSGMAALDLATFMLASAGDNVVTSSALYGGTYTYLTHSVERRGVTTRFVDPLDYEGYAEAIDDDTAYVHLETIGNPSLVTPDIERVAEIAHDHGVPLFVDNTFATPYLCRPLDHGADLVWESTTKWLTGNGTTIGGVLVDGGSFPWGEYPEKFPEIAKDNPAYHGINYVDAFGDAAFTFAAVTRGLRDLGNQQAPFDAWNTLQQTESLPLRMDRHCENAAVVAEYLEEHADVAWVNYPGLESHETHAEASEYLDGGYGGMITFGLEAGFEAAKATVENTDLASLLANVGDAKTLVIHPASTTHQQLTEEEQAAAGVTGDMVRLSVGIEDPADIVADLEAAIETATE
- a CDS encoding antibiotic biosynthesis monooxygenase family protein, whose product is MYLVTFRLAPGEYDAEFHELNDAIQAAAEDTEGYLGKRTWHAPDDEEVLVVYYWESLDALESFGADADHERAKRRWTEWYDAYEVTVTEVVEAYGSGFGEDANPFV
- a CDS encoding SPFH domain-containing protein, which translates into the protein MGTQGPQSDPPDLGDLTGQIPDSVWQYTALAFALVVGFAALSQSLTLGVGVLAILVALVTLASAVEVVDAYDKEALTVFGEYRTLLDPGVHLIPPFVSRTYAFDMRTQTLDVPRQEAITRDNSPVTADAVVYIKVMDAKKAFLEVDDYKRATSNLAQTTLRAVLGDMELDDTLSRREQINDRINEELDEPTDEWGIRVEGVEVREVSPSEEVKRAMEQQTGAERRRRAMILEAQGERRSAVEQAEGDKQSNIIRAQGEKQSQILEAQGDAISTVLRARSAESMGERAIIERGMDTLAAIGKGDSTTFVLPQELTSLVGRYGKALSGSDVQQMDGLEGKEFDEETERLLGLDDIESALEQLDTVADDDLRTDESRERDAAGVAGDVDVGGDVDVGGDVDVGAGADLDDAGGPDREADRDIELESESESPGR
- a CDS encoding ribonucleotide-diphosphate reductase subunit beta, translating into MSRRRRTTADTTSHTTPQHTTHTMPLINTDSQHDPNKILPIDYDWAREYYRDGVNNNWVPEEIPMADDVHQWEGDELTDAERRLVEWNLGFFSTAESLTANNLVLAVYDYVTAPECRQYLLRQAYEEAVHTDTFIYCCDSLGFDPEYLYGMYDRIPAIEAKDDFVVELTRAIDRPDFTIETDDDVREFLRDLVGFYVIMEGIFFYAGFAMMLALKRRGKMVGVGEQFEYIMRDESLHLNFGVELINTIREENPGVWTDEFEAEIDGLIREAVELESTYAAEACPPDLMGMSAEGFIEYVEYIADRRLTQLGMEEAYGTENPFPWMSEAVDLNREANFFERQVTEYQSGGSLDW
- a CDS encoding ribonucleoside-diphosphate reductase subunit alpha, encoding MSTTTHDTAVRDLLDRAREGNEDVLDADERDRLVAEIERALYDGADADEVAEATVDALTARIERDPAYDAMAARVAREDYFRRVTGERPPDDEGDLAAAYRDAFREAIDRGLEADLLDERMGEYDLDRLAEALDPARDELFEYTALDTLEQRYYLREADAEPFELPQVFWMRVAMGVALREEESERAARAEEFYEVLSTLRFVHSTPTLFHAGTTHPQLSSCYLTTVPDDLEGIFEAYKEHAKLSKWSGGLGNDWTPLRADGALVSSTGVESTGTVPFLKISNDVTGAINRSGKRRGAAAAYLEAWHLDFPAFIDLRRNTGDERRRTHDMNTAAWVPDLFMKRVENDAEWTLFSPDEVPDLHGTYGEEFEERYEAYEEAAEAGELRQYETVDASELWRETLTRLFETGHPWITFKDPCNVRSPQDHAGVVNSSNLCTEITLNTSEEETAVCNLGSVNLARHMTFRGDAEAHPAPDDVAAAARGSGADGDDADAGGPVAVGVDGDAAELDAELFADTAETAMRMLDNVVDLNFYPTEKAERSNMRHRPIGLGMMGFHEALQLARVPMNSERALAFAGRAGELLGYHAIDNSARLAGERGAYDSFEGSKWDRDLLPQDTLDLLAEERGREIPVAREETLDWDAVRERIAEHGMRNSNTTAVAPTATISTIAGTSPSIEPLYSNLYVKSNMSGDFTVVNERLVADLKAEGQWGSEALDRLKYHDGAVGDLDLPGELSDLYRGAFEIDPRHQLRLTARRGAWIDQSQSHNVFFPSTDGSLLDDVYRTAWELGLKTTYYLRTLGASSIEQSTLDMAEYDDTQSRGGGFDDEDGATDEPREDAGTDASDGGDTDRVDGLPTVEDPTCDACQ